In a single window of the Candidatus Margulisiibacteriota bacterium genome:
- a CDS encoding DUF4160 domain-containing protein, which produces MHIHIESADSYAKFWLEPIQLSKSVGYNAVELNKIRKIIFQNNLLLKEKWNEHFNR; this is translated from the coding sequence ATTCATATACATATAGAATCAGCAGATTCATACGCCAAATTTTGGCTTGAACCAATACAATTATCAAAATCGGTAGGATATAATGCTGTTGAGCTTAATAAAATACGCAAAATTATTTTTCAAAATAATTTACTGCTAAAGGAGAAATGGAATGAGCATTTCAATCGCTAA
- a CDS encoding type II toxin-antitoxin system mRNA interferase toxin, RelE/StbE family produces MLKIHYTKHFEKDFKKAKQFKIKIEKLKEVISLLVNEAQLPEKYKDHKLTGNYKNRRECHIEPDWLLIYKVENDQIIFERIGSHSELFK; encoded by the coding sequence ATGCTAAAAATACATTATACAAAGCATTTTGAAAAAGATTTTAAAAAAGCTAAACAATTCAAAATCAAAATTGAAAAACTTAAAGAGGTTATTAGTTTATTGGTAAATGAAGCTCAATTACCTGAAAAATATAAAGATCACAAATTGACCGGTAATTATAAAAATCGACGGGAATGTCATATTGAACCGGACTGGCTATTAATTTATAAAGTCGAAAACGATCAAATTATTTTCGAGCGTATCGGTTCTCATTCTGAGCTTTTCAAATAG
- a CDS encoding aminotransferase yields the protein MIEYENLALLNKPFKKDYIKVAKAIIDKGWFVLGENVQLFEKEFAEYCGTSDCIGVASGLDALILSLNALDLPKGSEVLVPSNTYIATILAIIHNGFIPVLVEPDINTYNIDPNKIEEKITNKTKAIIVVHLYGKLCQMDKIVSITSRHNLFLIEDCAQAHGAMFKRQKAGTFGIFGAFSFYPTKNLGALGDGGAILTNNKQYAEKLRYLRNYGSKSKYYNEYIGFNSRLDELQAAFLRIKLKKLDVINEHKRNLANLYNIGLNNELIVKPKSDEVFFDVYHIYAIRNSNRSELRDYLFDNGIKTEIHYPVAPHRQKAMQNLFSEEFLISDEIHNSILSLPISYFHKFEDIIKIIDVINRWGN from the coding sequence ATGATCGAATACGAGAACCTTGCACTACTAAATAAGCCATTCAAAAAAGACTATATTAAGGTTGCTAAAGCAATTATTGATAAAGGTTGGTTTGTTTTAGGTGAGAATGTTCAATTGTTTGAAAAAGAATTTGCTGAATATTGTGGGACTTCTGATTGTATTGGCGTAGCTTCTGGTCTGGATGCTTTAATTCTTTCTCTTAATGCTCTAGACCTTCCTAAAGGTAGTGAGGTTCTTGTTCCCTCAAATACATATATAGCCACTATTTTGGCAATAATTCACAATGGTTTTATTCCTGTGTTGGTAGAGCCAGATATAAATACATATAATATTGATCCAAATAAAATCGAAGAGAAAATAACTAATAAAACTAAAGCAATAATTGTTGTTCATCTTTATGGTAAATTGTGCCAAATGGATAAAATAGTTTCTATAACTAGTAGGCACAATCTGTTTTTAATAGAGGATTGTGCTCAGGCGCATGGTGCTATGTTTAAAAGGCAGAAAGCCGGCACTTTTGGAATCTTTGGTGCTTTTAGTTTTTATCCTACTAAAAATCTTGGTGCACTTGGTGATGGAGGAGCAATACTTACTAATAATAAACAATATGCCGAAAAACTAAGATATTTGAGAAATTATGGGTCAAAAAGTAAATATTATAATGAGTATATTGGTTTTAATTCTAGATTAGATGAATTACAGGCTGCTTTTTTGCGAATCAAACTTAAGAAGCTTGATGTTATTAATGAACATAAGAGAAACTTAGCTAATTTATATAATATTGGTCTTAATAATGAGTTAATTGTTAAACCTAAAAGTGATGAAGTTTTTTTTGATGTATATCATATTTATGCTATTAGAAATAGTAACAGGTCTGAATTAAGAGATTATTTATTTGATAATGGGATTAAGACTGAGATTCACTATCCTGTTGCACCACATAGACAAAAAGCTATGCAGAACTTGTTTAGCGAGGAGTTTTTGATTTCTGATGAAATTCATAATTCAATTTTGAGTTTGCCTATATCTTATTTTCATAAATTTGAAGATATTATAAAGATAATAGATGTAATTAATAGATGGGGTAATTAA
- a CDS encoding CopG family transcriptional regulator — translation MKDKTVTVRIESLKYDRISQLAAAMDRPKSFVIEDAINNYLEVNEWQVNEIKKAFSEANNPNTKWISQEEMELEFLSRNRKK, via the coding sequence ATGAAAGATAAAACAGTAACCGTTCGAATCGAGTCTCTCAAATATGATCGGATATCACAGTTAGCCGCCGCAATGGATCGCCCAAAATCATTTGTTATTGAGGATGCTATCAATAATTATCTTGAAGTAAACGAATGGCAAGTCAATGAGATCAAGAAAGCATTTAGTGAGGCCAACAATCCAAATACTAAGTGGATTTCACAAGAAGAAATGGAACTAGAATTTCTTAGCAGGAATCGTAAAAAATGA
- a CDS encoding nucleotidyltransferase domain-containing protein yields MVRLSEYEIHSIKEVIYAYDKMARVYLFGSRTDVTKKGGDIDLLVISEVIPKNSKRQILLALYSKLGEQKIDLIIDKDFNRPFVKIALESGILL; encoded by the coding sequence ATGGTAAGATTAAGCGAATATGAGATCCATTCAATTAAAGAAGTGATTTATGCTTATGATAAGATGGCTCGGGTTTATCTCTTCGGTTCCAGGACAGATGTTACTAAAAAAGGCGGAGATATAGATTTACTAGTTATTTCGGAAGTTATTCCTAAGAATAGCAAGAGGCAGATACTCCTGGCATTGTACAGTAAGCTAGGCGAACAAAAAATTGATTTAATAATTGATAAAGATTTTAATAGGCCGTTTGTAAAAATAGCATTAGAGAGTGGGATTTTATTATAA
- the rfbA gene encoding glucose-1-phosphate thymidylyltransferase: MKGIILAGGSGTRLYPLTQAITKQLLPVYDKPMIYYPLSVLMLAGIRDILIISTPEDQPLFKKVLGDGGHISVSITYAVQHAPNGLAEAFIIGEKFVGNDNVCLILGDNIFYGQGFSSLLSQSVKEIENNKGAVVFGYWVNDPDRYGVVEFDSQRRAISIEEKPKEPKSNYAVTGLYFYDNEVIEIAKSIKPSPRGELEITDVNKAYLEQNKLKVSMLGRGYAWLDTGTHESLIDAGSFVKTIEDRQGLKMACIEEIAYENGWITQSQLEQLAQGLIKNQYGQYLMSIVSRK, from the coding sequence ATGAAAGGCATAATACTCGCAGGTGGAAGCGGTACAAGATTGTATCCATTAACTCAAGCTATTACGAAACAGCTATTACCGGTATATGACAAGCCGATGATCTATTACCCGTTGTCAGTACTCATGCTGGCAGGAATAAGAGATATATTGATTATTTCGACGCCCGAAGATCAACCTCTATTCAAAAAAGTGTTAGGAGATGGCGGACATATCAGTGTATCGATAACGTATGCAGTCCAACATGCTCCAAATGGTCTGGCAGAAGCATTTATCATCGGTGAAAAGTTTGTCGGAAATGATAATGTATGCCTGATACTAGGAGATAATATATTCTATGGGCAGGGCTTCTCTTCGTTACTCTCCCAATCAGTTAAAGAAATCGAGAACAATAAGGGGGCTGTTGTTTTTGGTTATTGGGTAAATGATCCTGATCGTTATGGCGTTGTCGAATTCGATTCGCAGCGTCGAGCAATTAGTATTGAAGAGAAACCCAAAGAGCCTAAGAGCAATTATGCGGTAACCGGCTTATATTTTTATGACAATGAAGTAATTGAAATTGCTAAAAGCATCAAACCGTCTCCACGGGGAGAGCTTGAGATCACCGATGTTAACAAAGCATATTTGGAGCAGAACAAACTAAAGGTCAGTATGCTCGGCAGAGGTTATGCCTGGCTGGATACAGGGACACATGAGAGCCTGATTGACGCCGGTTCTTTTGTGAAAACCATTGAAGACAGACAAGGCCTGAAAATGGCATGTATTGAAGAGATCGCTTATGAGAACGGGTGGATTACACAATCCCAACTGGAACAGCTGGCACAGGGCCTAATCAAGAACCAGTATGGTCAGTATCTTATGAGTATAGTTAGCCGGAAGTGA
- a CDS encoding cytotoxic translational repressor of toxin-antitoxin stability system translates to MWEVRLTKRANEKKNKLPIKVQGLLLTLLQEIKYDGPYRHNWKNFGKLEDNKYHCHIKKGNPTYVVCWEIIDKIIQITEVYYVGTHEKAPY, encoded by the coding sequence ATGTGGGAAGTACGATTAACAAAGAGAGCTAATGAGAAGAAAAACAAGCTTCCGATTAAGGTACAAGGGTTACTGTTAACTTTATTACAAGAAATAAAATATGATGGTCCATATAGGCATAACTGGAAAAATTTCGGCAAATTAGAAGATAACAAATATCACTGCCACATAAAAAAGGGAAATCCTACATACGTTGTGTGTTGGGAAATAATAGATAAAATCATTCAAATAACGGAGGTGTATTATGTTGGAACACATGAAAAAGCCCCATACTGA
- a CDS encoding glycosyltransferase family 2 protein: MLSLTILIITYNEEIHLDRCLQSAKSLTDDIVIIDSYSTDRTSEIASAHNCFFIQHQFTSHADQINWALENVKFGGEWIFRLDADEILTNELILEIKAKLPSLNQSITSAFLKRRVYFMGRWIKHGGYYPTWILRVWRRGHAVCEQRYMDEHMQILDGLTIKFKYDFIDNNLNDLHWWIDKHNKYATKETVAIFDERYQFTKFHLVTGKLFGTQLQRKRWIKENVYSRIPKFVRPFLYFVYRYFFRLGFLDGKEGLIWHFLQGFWYRFLIDAKTYQLEKDVQFDYDKLEKFVKDSQGSSA, from the coding sequence ATGTTATCCTTAACAATTTTAATAATTACCTATAATGAGGAAATCCATTTAGATCGTTGCTTGCAATCTGCAAAAAGCTTAACTGATGATATTGTTATTATTGATTCATATTCAACAGATCGCACATCGGAAATTGCCAGTGCTCATAATTGTTTTTTTATCCAGCATCAGTTTACCAGTCATGCTGATCAAATTAATTGGGCTTTAGAAAATGTAAAATTTGGAGGGGAATGGATTTTTCGTTTAGATGCTGATGAAATATTGACAAATGAATTAATCCTGGAGATTAAGGCGAAACTTCCTAGTCTCAATCAATCCATAACAAGTGCATTTTTGAAACGAAGAGTATACTTTATGGGGCGATGGATAAAGCATGGGGGCTACTATCCAACGTGGATACTCCGTGTATGGAGACGTGGACATGCTGTATGCGAGCAAAGATATATGGATGAACATATGCAGATATTAGACGGTTTAACTATTAAATTTAAATATGATTTCATTGATAATAATCTAAATGATCTTCATTGGTGGATTGATAAGCATAATAAATATGCGACAAAAGAAACGGTAGCAATTTTTGATGAACGTTATCAATTTACAAAGTTTCATTTAGTAACCGGAAAGTTATTCGGAACACAACTTCAACGGAAACGATGGATCAAAGAGAATGTTTATTCCAGAATTCCGAAGTTTGTCAGGCCATTTCTTTATTTTGTTTATAGATATTTTTTTAGGCTAGGATTTTTAGATGGAAAAGAGGGTCTAATATGGCATTTTTTACAAGGTTTCTGGTATAGGTTTCTTATTGATGCAAAGACGTACCAATTGGAAAAAGATGTTCAATTTGATTATGATAAATTAGAGAAATTTGTTAAAGACAGTCAGGGAAGTTCAGCATGA
- a CDS encoding glycosyltransferase: MKISICIPVYNGSETIVQLVAEVIDRLGSDLFEIILVNDGSKDNSEFVCTQLANSNKLVKFISLRKNFGEHNAVMCALNYVAGDCAVIIDDDFQNPPDEIMKLVIEASNGYDVVYSYYEKKKHHWFRNLGSAFNDYVATQLIGKPRDLYLSSFKLISRDVVTEIIKYKGPFPYIDGLLLRATNNIGKVMVNHFSRREGVSNYTLSKLASLWLNMFINFSIKPLRLFIGFGMLVALLSFILLVNVVFEKIQNPGMPLGWASTTVLILFFSGVQIVFMGLIGEYIGKSYLDQNNTPQWVIKNKINCAE; encoded by the coding sequence ATGAAAATTAGTATATGCATTCCAGTTTATAATGGTTCCGAAACGATTGTCCAACTTGTCGCAGAGGTTATTGATAGGCTTGGAAGTGATTTATTTGAGATTATTCTAGTAAATGATGGCAGTAAAGATAATAGTGAATTTGTTTGTACCCAATTGGCTAATTCAAATAAGTTAGTTAAATTTATTTCTTTGAGAAAAAACTTCGGAGAACATAATGCTGTTATGTGCGCTTTAAATTATGTTGCGGGTGATTGTGCAGTAATTATAGATGATGATTTTCAGAATCCGCCTGATGAGATCATGAAGCTAGTAATTGAAGCCAGTAACGGTTATGATGTTGTTTATTCATATTATGAGAAAAAGAAACATCACTGGTTTAGAAATCTAGGTAGTGCTTTTAATGATTACGTTGCGACTCAGTTAATAGGTAAGCCAAGAGATTTGTATTTGTCTAGCTTCAAGCTTATATCAAGAGATGTTGTTACTGAGATTATTAAATATAAGGGACCATTTCCTTATATAGATGGTTTGTTACTTAGAGCAACAAATAATATTGGGAAAGTGATGGTAAATCATTTTTCTCGTAGAGAGGGTGTTTCTAATTATACTTTAAGCAAATTGGCTTCATTATGGCTGAATATGTTTATTAATTTTTCTATCAAACCTCTAAGATTGTTTATTGGATTCGGAATGTTAGTTGCGTTATTAAGTTTTATTTTGCTAGTTAATGTGGTTTTTGAAAAGATACAAAATCCAGGAATGCCTTTAGGGTGGGCGTCCACAACTGTTTTAATTCTGTTCTTTTCAGGTGTTCAAATCGTATTTATGGGTTTGATAGGAGAGTACATCGGGAAATCCTATTTGGATCAAAATAATACGCCTCAGTGGGTCATTAAGAATAAGATTAACTGTGCTGAATAA
- a CDS encoding ATP-binding protein: MNREQLTEVIKDQMTMRWKESYIPRNAFSRIDSLKTISSVIIISGVRRCGKSTFLQQIRNSETKQDYYMNFDDERLINFSVEDFQKLYELFIEMYGEQQVFYFDEIQNIPGWERFVRRLHDQGNKLYITGSYASMLSRELGTHLTGRFVQIELYPFSFGEYLLNKKISHDIKFLGTKDKAVYKRNFNDYFVSGGIPEYIQSYERKYLKTMYESILYRDIVARYKITRDHELKELVYFCASNVSKEISYNSLKKIIGVNSQTTVKDYLSYLENAYLLFLLPRYDYSVKRQILAPKKIYIIDNALALQLGTRNSPDQGRLLENLVFIQLKRSEQEIYYYSGKRECDFVIKEGNRIIHAIQVTLSLENEETSQREINGLIEAMKTYGLATGLILTEDEEDEITVNTYKITILPVWKWLLQNWK; the protein is encoded by the coding sequence ATGAATAGAGAGCAATTGACCGAGGTCATAAAAGATCAAATGACTATGCGTTGGAAAGAATCTTATATTCCAAGAAATGCATTTTCACGAATAGATAGTCTTAAGACCATTTCCAGTGTCATTATAATATCTGGAGTAAGACGTTGTGGAAAATCAACTTTTTTACAGCAAATACGAAATAGTGAAACAAAACAAGATTATTATATGAATTTTGATGATGAGAGGCTTATTAATTTTTCCGTTGAAGATTTCCAGAAATTATATGAGTTATTTATAGAAATGTATGGAGAACAGCAGGTTTTTTATTTTGATGAGATTCAGAATATTCCCGGATGGGAACGGTTTGTTAGACGATTACATGATCAAGGAAATAAACTCTATATTACAGGCTCATATGCTTCCATGCTAAGCCGTGAGTTGGGGACTCACTTAACAGGCCGTTTTGTTCAGATTGAGTTATATCCTTTTTCTTTTGGAGAATATCTTCTTAATAAAAAAATAAGTCATGATATTAAATTCTTAGGAACAAAAGATAAGGCAGTTTATAAACGTAATTTTAATGACTATTTTGTTTCCGGTGGTATTCCTGAATACATTCAATCCTACGAAAGAAAATATCTAAAAACTATGTACGAAAGTATACTGTACCGTGATATTGTCGCCAGGTATAAAATAACCAGGGATCATGAATTAAAAGAACTGGTGTATTTTTGTGCAAGTAATGTAAGTAAAGAGATATCCTACAACTCGCTTAAGAAAATTATAGGAGTGAATAGCCAGACGACAGTTAAAGATTATTTAAGTTATCTTGAGAATGCTTATCTACTATTTTTGTTGCCAAGATATGATTATTCTGTTAAACGACAAATACTAGCACCAAAAAAAATATATATTATCGATAATGCGCTAGCTTTGCAGTTAGGCACAAGAAATTCACCCGATCAAGGTCGGTTGTTAGAAAATCTTGTTTTTATTCAATTAAAGAGATCTGAGCAAGAAATATACTATTATTCAGGCAAACGGGAATGCGACTTTGTAATAAAAGAAGGTAATCGTATTATACATGCAATTCAGGTGACTTTATCTCTTGAGAATGAAGAAACCAGTCAAAGAGAGATTAATGGCCTTATTGAGGCTATGAAGACATATGGGCTGGCTACCGGTCTAATATTGACGGAAGATGAAGAGGACGAGATCACGGTGAATACTTATAAAATCACTATTTTACCAGTATGGAAATGGTTGTTGCAGAATTGGAAATAG
- a CDS encoding colanic acid biosynthesis acetyltransferase WcaF translates to MNVDLSLFENSYYKPGRSSKRVCWYILSHFFVNTYIPFPATLKINLLRLFGAKIGKGTVVKPGINIKYPWFLTIGDNVWLGENVWIDNLAQVSIGSNVCLSQGCYLLTGNHDYKKISFDLIVKPIVIEAGSWVGAKSIVCPGVVLATNSIITAGSVITKSTLSDYIYQGNPAIPVRKRIIES, encoded by the coding sequence ATGAATGTCGATTTATCTTTGTTTGAAAATAGCTATTATAAACCTGGAAGATCCTCGAAGAGAGTTTGTTGGTACATTTTGAGCCATTTTTTCGTTAATACTTATATACCATTTCCTGCTACATTAAAGATTAATCTTTTAAGGTTGTTCGGAGCAAAAATTGGAAAAGGGACAGTAGTTAAGCCAGGCATAAATATTAAGTATCCTTGGTTTCTTACTATTGGTGATAATGTTTGGCTGGGCGAAAATGTCTGGATTGATAATTTAGCACAAGTAAGTATCGGTAGTAATGTTTGTTTATCTCAAGGATGTTATCTTTTAACTGGTAATCACGATTATAAAAAGATATCCTTTGATTTAATAGTAAAACCAATTGTAATAGAGGCTGGGAGCTGGGTTGGTGCAAAATCAATTGTATGTCCTGGTGTAGTTCTGGCAACAAATAGTATCATAACCGCAGGTAGTGTAATAACAAAAAGTACTTTATCAGATTACATATATCAAGGAAATCCCGCTATTCCTGTTAGGAAGAGGATCATCGAGTCTTGA
- a CDS encoding type II toxin-antitoxin system RelE/ParE family toxin: MRIIWLTKAREDILIIDDYLSKDSVVVADMVVSKILIEVRVLLSSPGIGRPGRVKSTRELVLLDIPYIIAYRVKDSSIEILRVLHQSRIWPASL, encoded by the coding sequence ATGAGAATTATTTGGCTAACAAAAGCAAGAGAAGATATATTGATAATTGATGACTATCTTTCTAAGGATAGTGTTGTCGTTGCAGATATGGTTGTTTCAAAAATATTGATTGAGGTAAGAGTACTATTAAGCAGTCCTGGCATCGGAAGACCTGGTCGGGTAAAAAGTACAAGAGAGTTAGTTCTTTTAGATATTCCCTACATAATTGCTTATCGTGTTAAAGATTCATCGATTGAAATCTTGAGAGTACTTCACCAATCACGTATATGGCCAGCGAGCTTATGA
- a CDS encoding nucleotidyltransferase domain-containing protein has protein sequence MRLKQLNPYKVILFGSYAYGTPSEDSDIDLLIVTNDEFFPVNYKEKSDIYLQFAECLYEIKKNISIDIIVHTLPMHEKFKQLDSFFSKEVISKGRVIYEGNNKRVA, from the coding sequence ATGCGATTAAAGCAACTTAATCCATATAAAGTGATTCTTTTTGGTTCATATGCTTATGGCACGCCTAGCGAGGATAGTGATATAGATCTTTTGATTGTTACTAATGATGAGTTTTTTCCTGTTAACTATAAAGAAAAATCTGATATATATTTACAATTCGCTGAGTGTCTCTATGAGATAAAAAAAAATATATCTATTGATATAATAGTGCATACCCTGCCAATGCACGAAAAATTTAAACAGCTAGATAGTTTTTTTTCAAAAGAAGTTATTAGTAAAGGTAGAGTTATATATGAAGGAAATAACAAAAGAGTGGCTTGA
- a CDS encoding methyltransferase, whose amino-acid sequence MYKEYGWKSGATHAHGFILPALLELLNKEKNRSILDVGCGNGYLANYLIDKGFNVYGIDASSEGISNAQKSNPTRFFKQDINSKILPEMLASHTFDTIISTEVIEHLYDPRGYIEFCKSILATNGELIMSTPYHGYFKNLIMALTGTFDRHFTALWDGGHIKFWSKKSLIELLGEFDFKVVEFKGVGRFPYLWKTMFIKVKI is encoded by the coding sequence ATGTATAAGGAATATGGATGGAAATCTGGAGCAACTCATGCTCATGGGTTTATATTACCAGCTTTGTTAGAATTACTTAATAAAGAGAAAAATCGATCTATTTTAGACGTTGGTTGCGGAAATGGTTATCTTGCTAATTATTTAATTGATAAAGGGTTTAATGTATACGGGATCGATGCCTCTAGTGAAGGTATCTCTAATGCCCAAAAATCTAACCCTACGCGGTTTTTTAAGCAAGATATTAATAGTAAAATTTTGCCTGAGATGCTTGCTTCTCACACTTTTGATACAATCATATCTACTGAGGTAATAGAACATTTATATGACCCCAGAGGCTATATTGAATTCTGTAAAAGTATTTTAGCAACTAATGGCGAACTAATTATGTCAACTCCGTATCATGGATATTTTAAAAATTTAATTATGGCTCTTACTGGAACTTTCGATAGACATTTTACGGCGTTATGGGACGGAGGACATATCAAGTTTTGGTCTAAAAAGTCATTAATAGAATTATTGGGCGAGTTTGATTTTAAGGTAGTTGAATTTAAAGGCGTTGGTCGTTTTCCATACCTTTGGAAGACTATGTTTATTAAAGTGAAAATTTAA
- a CDS encoding glycosyltransferase: MKISIITVVYNNYQTIEHTILSVFGQTYSDIEYIVVDGGSTDGTLDIINKYKDKISVIISEKDEGIYDAMNKGIKLATGMVIGTLNADDMFYDTNVLVDVANVFDENKVVCCYGNLIYVDRVDTEKITRRWISRQFEEGLFSKSWTPAHPTFYCKREMFERYGYYRLDFEIAADVELMYRFIQKHRITSKYIPRMMVKMRNAGISNQGLKSTITITREMKKAIVENGGRFNLIKYLFYKGFKIIQFIKRK, from the coding sequence TTGAAAATATCAATTATTACGGTCGTATATAATAATTATCAGACTATCGAACACACTATTCTGAGTGTTTTTGGGCAAACATACTCTGATATCGAATATATTGTTGTTGATGGCGGATCAACTGATGGTACATTAGATATAATTAATAAATACAAAGATAAAATTTCTGTGATTATTTCAGAAAAGGATGAGGGTATTTATGATGCTATGAATAAAGGAATTAAACTTGCAACAGGTATGGTTATCGGCACGCTTAATGCTGATGATATGTTTTATGACACAAATGTTTTAGTTGATGTTGCAAATGTTTTCGATGAAAATAAAGTCGTTTGTTGTTATGGAAATTTGATTTACGTCGATAGGGTAGATACCGAAAAAATCACAAGACGATGGATTTCCAGGCAGTTTGAAGAGGGCTTGTTTAGTAAAAGTTGGACTCCAGCTCATCCCACCTTTTATTGCAAACGAGAGATGTTTGAACGCTATGGTTATTATAGGTTAGATTTTGAAATAGCAGCAGATGTTGAATTGATGTATAGGTTTATTCAAAAGCATAGAATTACATCCAAGTATATACCTCGTATGATGGTAAAAATGCGCAATGCTGGGATCAGTAACCAAGGGTTGAAAAGCACAATTACTATAACGAGGGAAATGAAAAAGGCTATAGTTGAGAATGGTGGTCGGTTCAATTTGATTAAATATCTTTTTTATAAGGGATTTAAGATTATTCAGTTTATTAAGAGAAAATGA
- a CDS encoding DUF2442 domain-containing protein gives MSISIAKIWEPFAEKVWFDDVKLYIQLLDGRELSVPLEWFPHLRDATVEQRNNWRLIGRGLGIHWEEIDEDISVSALLTGVS, from the coding sequence ATGAGCATTTCAATCGCTAAGATATGGGAGCCTTTCGCTGAAAAAGTATGGTTTGATGATGTAAAATTATATATACAATTACTGGATGGCAGAGAATTATCTGTTCCACTGGAATGGTTTCCCCATTTGAGGGATGCTACTGTTGAGCAGAGAAATAACTGGCGTTTAATAGGACGAGGGCTTGGTATACATTGGGAAGAAATAGATGAGGATATTTCGGTAAGTGCACTGTTGACTGGAGTTTCTTAA
- a CDS encoding WxcM-like domain-containing protein, with the protein MAHIYKLKTFADPRGNLTVIEKEIPFPIMRIFYIYGVDDSVRGKHRHHKTEQFLVALQGSCKIVSCSGDYMCDEEYLLNDPSHGLFLAPGDWHYMMEFSRDCILQVFASSYFDHEDYIYEPYKK; encoded by the coding sequence ATGGCACATATATATAAATTGAAAACATTTGCAGATCCAAGAGGTAATCTAACTGTAATAGAGAAAGAAATTCCATTTCCTATTATGCGTATTTTCTATATATATGGAGTTGATGACTCTGTTAGAGGAAAACATCGTCATCATAAGACTGAACAGTTTCTAGTAGCATTACAAGGATCGTGTAAAATCGTTAGTTGTTCTGGTGATTATATGTGCGATGAAGAATACCTACTAAATGATCCTTCTCATGGTCTTTTTTTGGCACCAGGTGATTGGCATTATATGATGGAGTTTAGTCGGGATTGTATTCTCCAGGTTTTTGCTTCTTCCTATTTTGACCATGAAGATTATATATATGAGCCTTATAAAAAATGA